The Pseudomonas multiresinivorans DNA window GAAGAAGGCATGCTGCCGAGCATCATCTCCGGCTCCAGTGCCGGCTCGATCCTGGCCTCCATCGCCTGCACCCACGCCAACTCGGAGATGCTCGACAAGCTGCAGCCGGAACTGCTGCTGATGCAACCGCAGGGCGACTCGCGCAAGCGCCGGCGAAGGACTCGCCCAGCCCTGGAAGCCGGCGACCTGGCCAGCTACCTGGAGCGCCTGATTCCCGACCTGACCTTCGCCGAAGCCTACAAGGTCAGCGGTCGCCACCTGAACATCACCGTCACGGGACTGGAGCCGCGCCAGGCGCCGCGCCTGCTCAATGCCATCACCGCGCCAACGGTGCTGGTGCGCTCGGCAGTCATGGCCTCCTGCGCCATTGCCGGCATCTATCCACCCGTGACCTTGCAGGCGAAGAACGCAGCGGGCCTCCAGGTGCCCTACCTGCCGGAGCAGCAGTGGATCGACGGTTCCTTCCTCGACGACCTGCCCGCCAAGCGCCTGGGTCGCCTGTACGGGGTAAACCACTTCATCTCCAGCATGGCCAATCCCGCCGCGCTGCTGTTCACGCCCAACCCGAACGCCCAGCCGAACCTGTTGCAGAGTGCATTCAACCAGCAGATACGCCTCAGCAAGGGCGTCGCCACCCACCTGCTGCGACTGGGCCGCGACCACCTGCGCATCCGCAATCCCACCCTCGCCCGCTGGCAACACCTGAGCTACAGCGTGCTGGTGCAGGACTACATCGCCGACATCAACATCTTCCTCGGCAAGCGCTGGCACAACCCGCTCAAGCTGCTGGCCCCTATGCCGCTGGGCGAGCTGCGCCAGTTGCTGCGCGAGGGTGAACAGGCGACCTGGGAACGCATGGAGATGGTGCGCAACTGCACCGCCATCAGCCGCACCCTGGACGGCATCCTGCGCGCCCGCCACTGGACGGCCTGACGCCTCGTACCGAAGGCGGCGGCTTTGAATCGGCACCTTCGGCGAGTTTCACCGGTCTCAACCTTTACGCACCGCCTGTCGACCGGCGGATGACCCTGCGCGGCGGCCGGTGGCCAACCCACTACCGGCCACGCCAGCCGGCCGCTGATCGGCCCCGCAACAGGAGCACCAGCATGAGTGATTACCTTGCCCCGCTGCGCGACATGCAGTTCGTTCTCCGCGAGCTGCAACTGATCGATTCGCTGAACCAGCTACCCGGCCAGGAAGACATGAGCGGCGAACTGATCGACGCCATCCTCAACGAAGCCGCCCGCTTCGCCCAGGGCGTACTGGCGCCGCTGAACGTTAGCGGCGACCGCCAGGGCGCGAGGTGGAATGACGGCACTGTCCATACTGCCGACGGCTGGCGCGACGCCTACGGAAAGTTCGCCAGCAATGGCTGGAACGCCCTTTCCTGCCCGCCCGACTTCGGTGGCCAGGGGGCGCCGCGACTGGTGTCGGCGCTGGTCGAGGAGATGTGGAATGCCGCCAACGTCGCCTTCGGCCTGTGCCCGATGTTGACCCGCGGCGCCATCGAGGCCATCGAGCTGCGCGGCTCCGACGAACTGAAGCGGACCTGGTTGCCCAGGCTGGTCAGCGGCGAGTGGACCGGCACCATGAACCTTACCGAGCCCCAGGCCGGATCCGACCTCGCCGCCGTGCGCACCCGTGCCGAGCCACAGGGTGACGGGACTTACAAGCTGTTCGGGCAGAAGATCTTCATCACCTACGGCGAGCACGACCTCACCGACAACATCGTCCATCTGGTGCTGGCCCGAGTGCCCGGCGCACCCGAAGGAGTGAAAGGCATCTCCCTGTTCGTGGTGCCCAAGGTATTGCTGGATGCCGATGGCGGCCTGGGCGAGCGCAATGACGTGCACTGCGTTTCCATCGAACACAAGCTCGGCATCCACGGCAGCCCCACCGCCGTGCTGGCCTTCGGCGACCAGGGCGTTGCCCGCGGCTGGCTGGTCGGCGAGGAGAATCGTGGCCTGGAGTACATGTTCATCATGATGAACGCGGCACGCTTCTCCGTCGGCATCGAAGGCATCGGCCTGGCCGAGCGCGCCTACCAGCGCGCCGCGGCCTATGCCCGCCAGCGCAACCAGGGCACGGAGATTGGCGTACAGGGCCGGGAAAAGGTCGCGATCATCCGCCACCCCGATGTTCGCCGGATGCTCATGTCCATGCGATCGCGAGTGGAAGCCATGCGCGCGCTGGCCTGTGAAGTAGCGCTGGCCACCGACCTGGCCCACGGGCATCCGAACGACACGGTGCGCCGCGAGCAGCAGGCCTTCGTCGAGCTGATGATCCCGGTGATCAAGGGCTGGTGCACCGAGAACGCGGTGGATATCGCCTCCCTCGGCGTGCAGGTCCACGGCGGCATGGGTTTCATCGAGGAGACCGGCGCCGCCCAGCACCTGCGTGATGCGCGGATCACGTCGATCTACGAAGGCACCACGGGCATCCAGGCGCTCGACCTGATCGGTCGCAAGATCGCCCGCGACAAGGGCGCAGCTGCCTTTGCCCTGATCGCCCGACTACGTGAAGCGCAACTCGCGCTGCCGGATGATGACCCGCAACTGGCCTCGATTCGCCATCGCCTGTTCCTGGCGATCAACGCCCTGGACGATGCGGTGAACCATGTGGTGAGGCACTACGACGATCAGGTCCGCCAGGTGGCGCTGGGCTCGGTGCCACTGCTGGAACTGTTCGGCATCGTCACCGGCGGGTGGCAGTTGGCCCGCTCCGCCCGGATTGCCCGCGGATGCCTGGCCAGCAATAGCGGCGACGCCGCCTTCTACCGGGCCAAACTGCGCACCGCGCAGTTCTACGCCGGGCACTTCCTGACCCGGGCACCGGGATTGGCCCAGACGATAGTCGAGGGCGGCGACGCCGCTTTGACGATGGAGGATTTCGCCTTCTGACGTCGAATGGCCGCCTGTCCGAAGTCTTGATGGGCGGCCCGGCCCCGTAACGAGCTCTTTACACCAGACTCCGATCCTGCCACTCGAGGCCTGACGCACCCAACACCCGCCATGTGCATGCTTGGCTATTGTGGAGGGTCGCCGTTATGCACGAATGCTCGTTGACAGTCCTCCCGCGGTTCAGTGAGATGGCCTTTCGTTCAGGCAAATGGCATTGCCGACCGACTGTGTGCGTTGTGTCCGCAATGCCGCGATGACGAAACTTCGGCGATCCCGACGGTCGCTTCCGGACGTTTCATGGCTTCATCGACACAGGAGATGCCGGCGATGTTGAACCAGGCACCCCGCGATACCCAGGACGTTGAATTCGACGAGCAATTCTTCCTCGCCTTCGAGATCCAGGTCCTGCAGAAGGCCCTGCCGGCCTTCGAAGAGGCCTCGCGCTTCGCCCGCGACCGAGGTCTGCGCTGCAGCGTGGAGTTGATCACCAATGCCGAAGGGCACCCCGAGCTCAGCCTGTCAGCCACCCAGCGCGACGACCTGCCGGACAGTTGCTATCGCCTGATTGCCGACCCGGCCGCCCAGGGCATAGTCCACGAGGAGTTCACCGCCGTGAACCGCCGCACGCGCCGCCAGGGCGCGCGCCTGGCGACCCTGACCTCGCGCTCGCTGGAGCTGCAGCTGGAGGCCTTCTTCATGCACGCCTTCGGCATGCGCCTGGACTACAACGTCCTGCGCCTGGACTACTCTTACGAGCATGCCTCCGGGCTCTAGGCCATTTCCGACACCACCGGTCGTCGGTTCGGCCGGTGGCGGACAAAGCGTTCCGTCGGACAGTTCCTGCAAAGGATGATTTATGGCAACGATGAACGCGCCGAAGCCGCTATTATTCGCGCCCTGTGCGCCACCTCGTGCGTGTTTCCTCGTTGTCGCTTCGCCATGAATGAATTCCTCGTGCATTTTCAGGACGGTCATTGCCTGGGCAAAACCGTGCTGCGCTCGTTTTCCCGTCAGATGACCCTCTCCGAGGCGCGCGTGCGCCTGCAGGCCTGCTACCCGCTGCGAGTTCCGCACCTGCTGAACATCCTGCACCTGACGCCGATGCTGCCCGGCCGCTGATCCGGCCCCACCCGTACAGTTTTCCTGCGCCACTGTGCCTGCAACCGGGCATCGACCGTGGCTAGAGTCGTTCGTCCCGACTTCCAGGAACACGCCATGGCCAACCTGCAGATTCGCCCCGCCCACGCCGACGACGTGCCGGGCATGCTGGAACTGATCTTCGAGCACGGCCCCAACGACTGGAACTTCCTGCCCGAAGGTCCGGTACGCGAGCATTTCCAGGGCATCGCCGAGGGAGCGATATGGGCGCTGGTCGCAGTGGATGGCGACGAGTTGCGCGGCCTGGTGACTTATCATGAAAGCGATGCCTTCGGCCGCTTCCAGCAGAATGGGCAGTCACGCCATGCCTATATAGCCGAGGCCACTGTGCACCGTGACGAAGCCGGCCGCGGCCTGGGCACCCGCCTGCTGCACGCCACCATCGCCGATCTGGTCGCCCGCGGCCTGCCCGACATCTACATCGAGCGCCACGAAGAGAACCCCGGCTCCGCCGGCATGATGCGCAAGGCCGGTTTCCTCGAACTGGAAACCTTCGCCGACCCGCAGCGCCGGCCCAATGGGTCACGGCGCACGACGATCTGTTACCTGGACGCGCGAGCCAGCGCCGGCTGACCCTCGCCCAGCCCGGCGAGAGCTTGCCGCGCCGCTTCGCCGGCCTGTTCCAGCACCTGGCGCTTCCAGCCATCCTCGTCGACGTAGAAGGCATCGCGCAGCTGGCGATGGATACGCCGAGCCTTGTCCGGCGGCACGTCGGGATTGTTGGCCAACCACTGGTCCGCGCGCAGCGCCTTGAGGACCTTGAGCCCCGGCAGCGTGCCGTACTCCAGGGCGATGGCGGTCAGCTCGGCCTGCGGGCATTCACTGGCGGCGGCCAGGATCATCTGCCCCTGCAGCTGCACCGACACCGATCCCCCTTCGTGCGCCGAAGTCACCTCATCACCCCACCAGCGGCGCGTACGCGCCAGGGTCTGCGGATCGTTGCCGCCAACATAGATGCGCTCGCCGTGGCCCTTGGGACCCAGGCCGGTGTGCACGTCGATCCAGCCCAGTCGGGCGCAGTCGCGGGCGTGCTGGCGCAGCACCTGGCGCACGGCCTGGTTGCTCCAGGTCGGCTTGGCGCCGATATAGAACAGGCCGTTGGGGTGGCTGTCCTGGCCGCTGGAAATGGCCGCCTGCAATCGCTTGCGGCCATGGCGCATGGCGTAGCGCAGCAGACGCAAGTGGCTGGCGAAGGACGGCCAGCGACGCGGTATCAGGATCGGGTCCAGGGTTGCGTAGGCCTGGTTGCGCTGGCGCAGCAGGGAGAAGTCGATGAAGTTGCGGTTCAGGTCGACGTTCTCATGGGTCCAGCGCCGCCACCATGAAAAACCGTAGGGGTTGGCCGCATGCAGGTAGAGCACCGCGCAATCGGCCTTGGCGCAGAGTTCCAGCCAGTCGGGGTCGTTGAGCAGCGCGACCTGCACAGCCGAGCCGCAGAAGCCCTCCACGCCGTGGCAGCCGCTGCTGATGATCAGCAGGTTCTGCGCGTCGGCGCGGCCGCTGCGCGCCACGTCCAGCGCCAGGGGCTCACCGTCGCGGCCCGGCAGTGGATGGCGATGGGACTCGACGACCAGGCCGGCGGAGAGGCAGGCGGCGAGGAAC harbors:
- a CDS encoding M14 family metallopeptidase, with product MTPSACFSQSYAEARGKFLAACLSAGLVVESHRHPLPGRDGEPLALDVARSGRADAQNLLIISSGCHGVEGFCGSAVQVALLNDPDWLELCAKADCAVLYLHAANPYGFSWWRRWTHENVDLNRNFIDFSLLRQRNQAYATLDPILIPRRWPSFASHLRLLRYAMRHGRKRLQAAISSGQDSHPNGLFYIGAKPTWSNQAVRQVLRQHARDCARLGWIDVHTGLGPKGHGERIYVGGNDPQTLARTRRWWGDEVTSAHEGGSVSVQLQGQMILAAASECPQAELTAIALEYGTLPGLKVLKALRADQWLANNPDVPPDKARRIHRQLRDAFYVDEDGWKRQVLEQAGEAARQALAGLGEGQPALARASR
- a CDS encoding GNAT family N-acetyltransferase; translated protein: MANLQIRPAHADDVPGMLELIFEHGPNDWNFLPEGPVREHFQGIAEGAIWALVAVDGDELRGLVTYHESDAFGRFQQNGQSRHAYIAEATVHRDEAGRGLGTRLLHATIADLVARGLPDIYIERHEENPGSAGMMRKAGFLELETFADPQRRPNGSRRTTICYLDARASAG
- a CDS encoding patatin-like phospholipase family protein, producing the protein MFRQKSAVRQLSDKMDHAHSYQEWAEHAAALDHATGMDDWRGNEVSGDYDYRTVRQRMERLRGMRNAGSYANLMFALNEGIHGNLAGMGKAVLYGHANLGTKHLIHQYIEEVCLALQAIDDLDESVIALDERKDFFLRASQCFGRSALMLSGGAVLGYFHAGVLKALFEEGMLPSIISGSSAGSILASIACTHANSEMLDKLQPELLLMQPQGDSRKRRRRTRPALEAGDLASYLERLIPDLTFAEAYKVSGRHLNITVTGLEPRQAPRLLNAITAPTVLVRSAVMASCAIAGIYPPVTLQAKNAAGLQVPYLPEQQWIDGSFLDDLPAKRLGRLYGVNHFISSMANPAALLFTPNPNAQPNLLQSAFNQQIRLSKGVATHLLRLGRDHLRIRNPTLARWQHLSYSVLVQDYIADINIFLGKRWHNPLKLLAPMPLGELRQLLREGEQATWERMEMVRNCTAISRTLDGILRARHWTA
- a CDS encoding acyl-CoA dehydrogenase translates to MSDYLAPLRDMQFVLRELQLIDSLNQLPGQEDMSGELIDAILNEAARFAQGVLAPLNVSGDRQGARWNDGTVHTADGWRDAYGKFASNGWNALSCPPDFGGQGAPRLVSALVEEMWNAANVAFGLCPMLTRGAIEAIELRGSDELKRTWLPRLVSGEWTGTMNLTEPQAGSDLAAVRTRAEPQGDGTYKLFGQKIFITYGEHDLTDNIVHLVLARVPGAPEGVKGISLFVVPKVLLDADGGLGERNDVHCVSIEHKLGIHGSPTAVLAFGDQGVARGWLVGEENRGLEYMFIMMNAARFSVGIEGIGLAERAYQRAAAYARQRNQGTEIGVQGREKVAIIRHPDVRRMLMSMRSRVEAMRALACEVALATDLAHGHPNDTVRREQQAFVELMIPVIKGWCTENAVDIASLGVQVHGGMGFIEETGAAQHLRDARITSIYEGTTGIQALDLIGRKIARDKGAAAFALIARLREAQLALPDDDPQLASIRHRLFLAINALDDAVNHVVRHYDDQVRQVALGSVPLLELFGIVTGGWQLARSARIARGCLASNSGDAAFYRAKLRTAQFYAGHFLTRAPGLAQTIVEGGDAALTMEDFAF